In Collimonas arenae, a single genomic region encodes these proteins:
- a CDS encoding MFS transporter, protein MSQLFGDMPEDDGLPGATRRVAIIVMILGTSMTVLDGSIVNVALPMIARSLHVDPAAAVWIANAYILAGAMTMVAFASIGEVFGFRRLYMSGILVFTLASLGCALSPSLAILNGMRFLQGLGGAAAMSIGPALYRNIFPTRLLGTALGINALVVASSTAAGPAIGGLMLSVLNWPWLFAVNVPIGIVTLLLAQRVLPRNPGRGGKFDATGALLSAIALGTFVMAVDGLSRHDSWDKELLLGGTAAASTILFIIRQRKYVAPLLPLDIFASQRFSMAVATSLCSFVGQGIAFIALPFLFQGAYGFSPLLSAALFTPWPVAIAITAPIAGRLADRYSAALLSTCGLLVLTIGLMLLACLGEHASIPDILWRAFVCGLGFGFFQSPNNREMLSNAPRTRSGTASGVLAIARTFGQSLGAALVAVVLAATSIAQANADTAHMDASAVHLSLWLAASATLLATIISALRIRHGRVSEASV, encoded by the coding sequence ATGAGCCAGCTGTTCGGCGATATGCCAGAAGATGACGGCCTGCCTGGAGCAACCAGGCGGGTAGCGATTATCGTCATGATCCTCGGCACCAGCATGACCGTACTGGACGGCTCTATCGTCAACGTCGCGCTGCCGATGATTGCGCGCAGCTTGCATGTAGATCCGGCAGCCGCGGTCTGGATCGCGAATGCCTACATCCTGGCCGGCGCCATGACCATGGTGGCCTTTGCCTCGATCGGCGAAGTATTTGGCTTCCGGCGTCTCTACATGAGCGGCATCCTGGTGTTCACCCTGGCTTCGCTCGGTTGCGCGTTATCGCCATCGCTGGCCATATTGAATGGCATGCGATTCTTGCAAGGTTTGGGCGGCGCTGCCGCCATGAGCATCGGGCCGGCGCTCTACCGCAACATATTCCCGACCCGCCTGCTAGGCACGGCGCTCGGCATCAACGCGCTGGTAGTAGCGTCATCCACCGCCGCCGGGCCAGCCATCGGCGGCCTGATGTTGTCAGTACTGAACTGGCCATGGCTATTCGCCGTCAATGTACCGATCGGGATAGTCACCTTATTGCTAGCGCAGCGCGTATTGCCGCGCAATCCCGGCCGCGGCGGCAAATTCGACGCCACTGGCGCCCTGTTGTCGGCGATCGCCCTTGGCACCTTTGTCATGGCGGTGGACGGCTTATCGCGTCACGATAGCTGGGACAAAGAGTTGTTATTAGGCGGGACGGCAGCGGCATCGACTATTTTATTTATCATTCGACAACGAAAATATGTCGCACCGCTGTTGCCGCTTGATATTTTTGCATCACAGCGCTTTTCGATGGCGGTCGCCACTTCACTCTGCTCTTTCGTTGGCCAGGGAATTGCCTTTATTGCGTTGCCATTCTTGTTCCAGGGGGCCTACGGCTTCAGCCCCCTACTTTCCGCCGCACTATTCACCCCATGGCCGGTCGCAATCGCCATCACAGCACCGATTGCAGGCCGCCTTGCCGACCGATACTCAGCCGCATTGCTGTCAACTTGCGGCTTGCTGGTGCTGACGATCGGCCTGATGCTACTGGCCTGCCTCGGCGAACACGCTTCGATCCCGGATATTTTGTGGCGCGCCTTCGTTTGCGGACTCGGCTTCGGCTTCTTCCAGAGTCCGAATAATCGCGAAATGCTGAGCAATGCGCCTCGCACCCGTAGCGGCACCGCCTCCGGCGTACTGGCCATTGCCCGCACTTTCGGCCAGTCTTTAGGCGCAGCGCTGGTTGCCGTGGTGTTGGCGGCCACCAGCATTGCCCAGGCTAACGCCGACACTGCCCATATGGACGCCAGCGCAGTGCACCTATCGTTATGGCTTGCCGCCAGCGCAACTTTGCTTGCAACCATCATCAGCGCATTGCGTATCCGCCACGGAAGAGTGTCAGAAGCTTCCGTGTAG